The Lichenihabitans psoromatis genomic interval GCAGAACGCGCGGGCGGCTCGCCTTGCCAACCTGCCGGTCGAGCGGATCAGGCTGCTGACCTACACTCTGAGCGGCGGGCTCGGCGGCCTCAGCGGGGCGCTTTTGGCGGGCTATTTTCGTGGCTCGTCGCTCGATATTGGCAACGAATATCTCCTCACGTCGATCGCCGTCGTGGTGATCGGCGGGACCTCGGTGGCCGGAGGCAAGGCGAACGTCACCGGCCTGTGGGGCGCCTCGCTCTTTCTCGTCATGCTGCTGACCATGCTCAACACCTACGGGGTCAGCGCCGGGGTGCGCCTGCTGGTCACCGGCCTCGTCATCATCGGCGTGATTGTGGTCGCGGGCGGCCGCCGCACGGCGCGCTAACCCCAACTCACGTGGAAGCGGGGGTCCGACACGCTCCGTGCCGCATCGTCGGACGCTGCGTCATGCTGGCTGCGCCTTCGGTTTGGTGATGCTGCCAAGCTATGCCAGAGAGGCGGCGACCGATCGACTGAAGGCGCTCCATCGCCGACAGCGCGACGGAACGAAGCCCTCTCATGGAACCGAAATGCTGACGATCGTCTGTATGAAATGGGGTCAGACCTTCCTGGCCGAACACGTCAATGGTTTGTATCGGGGCGTTACGCGACATCTCAAGGAGCCCTTCCGGTTCGTTTGCCTCACGGATGATGCGGCCGGATTATCGGCTGGGATCGATGCCCGTCCAATTCCCGACCTCGGGCTGCCGCCCGAACGCTGGACATCTGGGTGCTGGCCCAAGCTGTCGGTGTTTATGCCCGGTCTCTTCGATGATGCCAGCCTCGTGATGTATATCGATCTCGACGTGGTGATCCTCGGCTCGCTCAGCATCTTCGTCGATCGGGCGCGTACGATCCCTGGCCTTCACATCCTGAAGGAATGGAACCCGATGCTCTGGAGCATCCTGCCTGCCGCGCTCAGGCCCGACCGGGGAGCACAGGGGTCTCTCTTCGCCTGGGTCCCGAACCAGCAGCATATCATCTTCAACCGCTTCATGGCCGATCAGGAAGCTGCCTATGCGGTCGGCCACACCGATCAGGGCTTCATCGGTCTTGCGGCGAACACCAAGCATTATTGGCCGAGCGACTGGACCGTCAGCTTCAAACGGAGTTGCGTTTGGTATTATCCGTTGAATTTGGTCTTTCGCCGCATCCGAGAGCCGAAGCATGCGCGGATCGTGGTCTTCCACGGCTCTCCGCGTCCCTGGGATCTTCTGGGCGACCGCACAACGCGCTGGGGCACGTCCCGGAAATTCGGATTTGGTCCCGTGCCGTGGGTCCAGCGCTATTGGGCCGCAGACGCACCGACGGAAACGCGATCATTTATAACAAAGGCAAATGACGGCTCCGCGTCGGCAGGGTACCGGCGACTAAAGCGGAGCCGATCATGAGCCTTTCTGAAGCGGATGAACTACGTCGTCGTCGCCTATACGACGCAACCTTCGTCAAACAACAGATTGCCGCCTTGGCGCCGGCGGCGCGTCTGCGGCATGAACGCGAGATCGACTCGTACCTTCTGGCCCTGCGATCTTTCGAAAAACAAGCGGCCGGAAGTGACTATCCCCCGCCGCCTGCATTCCTTGAAAAGCGACGGTCCGCAGTGACTTAAGTCGCGGGTGTCTGCGGCCGGTGTGCGGCTGCGGCTGCGTCGAGACGCGTGACAAGTCGTTGTAGTCGTGGCCGAACGCGGAGGAAGATCCGGTAGAGCCGCTCCAGCGCAAACAGCACGACCGGCTGGCGTGCCGCAAGCCCGAGAAGCCTCAGCCGCGGGATGGCTCGCCACATGGCCGCGAAGGCGGCCGCACCGGACAGCAGTTGGCCGTTTTCCAAGGCATGAAAACGGGCCAGCAGATCAGCTTTGTCGAGCGGGCAAGCCGCATCTTGACTCTCAAGATCGATAAAATCGATCGCCGAGCGCGTGTCGAGCCGATGCATCAGCACGATCTCGCGCCGACATAGCGGGCAGCTGCCGTCATACCAGACTGTTACTTTTTCCATGGTTGGGAGATGGTGCATGGATGCTGCTCGACAATGGCGGCCTGTCGGCGCACCGGACCCGACCCGTGAGCTTACGCATCCCGTGCGGTCGCGTTTGCTGATGGGGTGACGCAAAAGGGCCATCCGAAGATGGCCCCGTTGGCTTTTGAGGTGGCGTTCCGCGAGGCGGACTTTTGCGAAGCGGACTACCAGGTGATCTGGAGGCCGCCCTTGCCGCCGTAGCCGCGTTCCCGCGCCGAGAATTCGCCGTCGAAATTGGCGAAGAAGCCGACGCCGTGGCCCATATCGAGTTCGAAGCCCGCCTTGGTCTGTGCCGCATTGGAGTACGGCCGTGCTCCGGACACCAGGAAGGTCGAGCCCGGCAGCGACACGAAGCCGTTCTCGAGATTTCGCTGGGGCGCGAATTCATGCAGGTAGGCAAGGCTGACCATCGGCCGCAGCATCATGCCGGGTCCGACCGCATAAGCCGATTCGAACCGCGCGCCGACGAAGACGGGAATGTCAGTCGTGTCCTGCCCGCGATGGTTCAACCCGAAGATGTTGGTCGAGCCGGTGGCGTTGCGCTCGGTGAAGCCATCCGTGTGCAATTGCGCGGCCTCGACGGCCACGAAGGGCGTCACCTTCAGGGCCGTAAAGCCACCGAGGCTGCCATAGTCGAACACCCGGCCGAATTCCGCGCGAGTTCTGATGTCGAGCGAACCGAATGACGCTTTCTCGGTCGCCGCGAAGCCAGTCAGGCCGGCGATCGCACGGATTGTATGGTTGGAGAAGGACGAGACCGTCACGGAGTTCGATCCGTAATAGGGCCCGAAATTGACGAGGCTATAGACGCCGCCATGGAAGCCGGTGACGTCGCCGGAGGTCGATCGCGAGCGGACATTGAAGCTCGAGTCGCTCCCGCCCACCGCGGCGCCGATCAGGATGTTGGGATGGACCTGATAGTCGAGGCCCAAGACGCCGCCGCGATAATCGCCGGTTTCGCTCGCGATATTGGCATTGCCGGTGAGCGAGACGCCACCGCCGAAGCCGGTCGACCAGACCCGGTAGGTGCGCGGCGGCGGCAGTTTACGATCGAGGACGATCGGCGACGTGATCGGGCTTGCCGGCGCGTAACCGAGGACGCCGGGCGGCAGGCTCGCCCCCATGGTGATGCTGTTGACGGCCCCGAGACCGCCGGTCAGCAAGGACGTCGCCTGATCATTGATGACGCCGGAGAAGACGTGGGCGGCCTGGATCCCTGCGTTTTCTGTCGCGACCAACCCCTCGCCCGAGAGGCTGTCGAAGGCCGTGCGGGCTTCCTGTGTGCTGCGCAGGCCGAAGACCGCGTTGAGAAGGGCGCCGCCGGCCCCGCTCGTCGGCTGCCGCGAGGTGTTGCTCAGCGTCTGTGCCACGGCGAGTTGGTTGGGCGTCGCGGCCGCTGCATTGAAGCTGACGTTGTTGCGGTTCAGCGAGACGAAGACGTCATTGGCATCATAGGACAGGGCCGCCGTGAGGAACGGCAGGTTTGTGCTGGCATTCGCGAAGGTTCCGGTGACGCTCGATGCCGTGAGGATCTTG includes:
- a CDS encoding glycosyltransferase, which encodes MLTIVCMKWGQTFLAEHVNGLYRGVTRHLKEPFRFVCLTDDAAGLSAGIDARPIPDLGLPPERWTSGCWPKLSVFMPGLFDDASLVMYIDLDVVILGSLSIFVDRARTIPGLHILKEWNPMLWSILPAALRPDRGAQGSLFAWVPNQQHIIFNRFMADQEAAYAVGHTDQGFIGLAANTKHYWPSDWTVSFKRSCVWYYPLNLVFRRIREPKHARIVVFHGSPRPWDLLGDRTTRWGTSRKFGFGPVPWVQRYWAADAPTETRSFITKANDGSASAGYRRLKRSRS
- a CDS encoding thiol-disulfide oxidoreductase DCC family protein; translation: MHHLPTMEKVTVWYDGSCPLCRREIVLMHRLDTRSAIDFIDLESQDAACPLDKADLLARFHALENGQLLSGAAAFAAMWRAIPRLRLLGLAARQPVVLFALERLYRIFLRVRPRLQRLVTRLDAAAAAHRPQTPAT